From Micromonospora rhizosphaerae, the proteins below share one genomic window:
- a CDS encoding dolichyl-phosphate-mannose--protein mannosyltransferase has product MPAIVRRRLATVDARLDVHAWLATAVVVAIAAILRFVGLSGPKGKIFDEIYYARDAYGLIDRGVEWNYKDNGPSYVVHPPLGKWLIGLGEWAFGYQDAETKISVPGHLMTTAPEFGWRFAAAVAGTLSVLLLVRIGRRLFRSTTLGCAAGLLLALDGFHLVLSRTALLDIFLLLFVLAAFGALVLDRDARRRRWARALDAGLDPARPGRAGRPPSGWRDWPWWRLAAGVLLGCACAVKWSALYFVPAFALLVIFWEVGVRRSAGVRHPWRDALLDELPWLVLAGALMVGTYLATWSGWLLSDDGYYRLASRYPNTPGLSDTPVIGALINLFEYHKAAFDFHTQLDDPHKYQSWPWQWLLLGRPVAFYWSGEGNCGAPSCASEILLLGTPVLWWSFLPALGALVWLGAARRDWRAGAILLSVAAGLLPWFWFALDGRTMFSFYAAPALPFLVLAVVYVLGAIISPATAGAARDEDAADRRMVGGIVAGAYVLLVGLCFGYFYPIFVGRLMPYADWSARMWLDGRWI; this is encoded by the coding sequence ATCCCGGCCATCGTCCGCCGCCGGCTGGCCACCGTCGACGCCCGGCTCGACGTGCACGCCTGGCTGGCCACCGCGGTCGTGGTCGCGATCGCGGCGATCCTGCGGTTCGTCGGCCTGAGCGGCCCCAAGGGCAAGATCTTCGACGAGATCTACTACGCCCGCGACGCCTACGGGCTGATCGACCGGGGCGTCGAGTGGAACTACAAGGACAACGGCCCGTCGTACGTGGTCCACCCGCCGCTCGGCAAGTGGCTGATCGGGCTCGGCGAGTGGGCCTTCGGCTACCAGGACGCCGAGACGAAGATCTCCGTCCCGGGGCACCTGATGACCACCGCCCCGGAGTTCGGCTGGCGCTTCGCGGCGGCCGTCGCCGGCACGCTGTCGGTGCTGCTGCTGGTCCGGATCGGGCGGCGACTGTTCCGTTCGACCACGCTGGGCTGCGCGGCCGGTCTGCTGCTCGCCCTGGACGGCTTCCACCTGGTGCTCTCCCGCACCGCGCTGCTCGACATCTTCCTGCTGCTGTTCGTGCTGGCGGCGTTCGGCGCGCTGGTGCTCGACCGGGACGCCCGGCGCCGCCGCTGGGCCCGGGCGCTGGACGCCGGGCTGGACCCGGCCCGCCCCGGGCGGGCCGGGCGGCCGCCGTCGGGCTGGCGGGACTGGCCCTGGTGGCGGCTGGCCGCCGGGGTGCTGCTGGGCTGCGCCTGCGCGGTGAAGTGGAGCGCTCTCTACTTCGTGCCGGCCTTCGCGCTGCTGGTGATCTTCTGGGAGGTTGGCGTCCGTCGCTCCGCCGGCGTACGCCACCCGTGGCGGGACGCCCTCCTCGATGAGCTGCCCTGGCTGGTGCTGGCCGGGGCGCTGATGGTCGGCACCTACCTGGCCACCTGGTCGGGCTGGCTGCTCAGCGACGACGGCTACTACCGCCTGGCCAGCCGGTACCCGAACACCCCCGGCCTGAGCGACACCCCGGTCATCGGCGCGCTGATCAACCTGTTCGAGTACCACAAGGCCGCGTTCGACTTCCACACCCAGTTGGACGACCCGCACAAGTACCAGTCCTGGCCCTGGCAGTGGCTGCTGCTCGGCCGGCCGGTCGCCTTCTACTGGTCCGGCGAGGGCAACTGCGGCGCGCCCAGCTGCGCGTCCGAGATCCTGCTGCTCGGCACGCCGGTGCTCTGGTGGTCGTTCCTGCCCGCGCTCGGGGCGCTGGTCTGGCTCGGCGCGGCCCGGCGGGACTGGCGGGCCGGGGCGATCCTGCTCTCCGTGGCCGCCGGCCTGCTGCCCTGGTTCTGGTTCGCCCTGGACGGGCGGACGATGTTCTCCTTCTACGCCGCGCCGGCGCTGCCGTTCCTGGTGCTGGCGGTGGTCTACGTGCTCGGCGCGATCATCTCGCCGGCCACGGCCGGCGCGGCTCGGGACGAGGACGCCGCCGACCGCCGGATGGTGGGCGGCATCGTCGCGGGCGCGTACGTGCTGCTGGTGGGGCTCTGCTTCGGGTACTTCTACCCGATCTTCGTCGGCCGGCTGATGCCCTACGCGGACTGGTCCGCCCGGATGTGGCTGGACGGGCGCTGGATCTGA
- the rsmI gene encoding 16S rRNA (cytidine(1402)-2'-O)-methyltransferase, which yields MKERIPVGEMSEVGRLILLGAPLGNPADASARFREVLATADVVAAEDTRRLTRLARDLDVTIGGRIVSYFEGNEARRTPELVEVLAAGYVVALVTDAGMPSVSDPGYRLVRAALDAGVPVTAAPGPSAVTTALALSGLPSDRFCFEGFLPRTAGARRSRLRALAAEERTLVLFEAPHRIAGALADLAAEFGADRPAALCRELTKTYEEVVRRPLGELAKWAAEGEPRGEITLVVAGASPTAAARPDDDTLRAAVAEREAAGLSRRDAITEVATEYGLRRREVYSVVHG from the coding sequence ATGAAGGAGCGGATTCCCGTGGGTGAAATGTCCGAGGTTGGGCGCCTGATCCTGCTCGGCGCGCCACTGGGCAACCCCGCCGACGCCTCGGCCCGGTTCCGCGAGGTGCTCGCGACCGCCGACGTGGTCGCCGCCGAGGACACCCGCCGGCTCACCCGGCTGGCCCGGGACCTCGACGTCACCATCGGCGGCCGGATCGTCTCCTACTTCGAGGGGAACGAGGCGCGGCGTACCCCGGAACTGGTCGAGGTGCTCGCCGCCGGCTACGTGGTCGCGCTGGTCACCGACGCCGGCATGCCGAGCGTCTCCGACCCCGGCTACCGGCTGGTCCGGGCCGCGCTCGACGCGGGTGTCCCGGTCACCGCCGCCCCCGGCCCGAGCGCGGTGACGACCGCGCTCGCCCTCTCCGGGCTCCCCAGTGACCGGTTCTGCTTCGAGGGCTTTCTGCCCCGCACGGCCGGCGCCCGCCGGTCCCGACTGCGCGCGCTGGCCGCCGAGGAACGCACCCTGGTCCTCTTCGAGGCGCCGCACCGGATCGCCGGCGCGCTGGCGGACCTCGCCGCCGAATTCGGCGCCGACCGGCCCGCCGCGCTCTGCCGGGAGCTGACCAAGACGTACGAGGAGGTGGTCCGCCGGCCGCTGGGCGAGCTGGCCAAGTGGGCCGCCGAGGGCGAGCCCCGGGGCGAGATCACCCTGGTCGTGGCCGGCGCGTCGCCGACCGCCGCGGCCCGGCCCGACGACGACACGCTGCGCGCGGCGGTGGCCGAGCGGGAGGCCGCCGGGCTGTCCCGGCGGGACGCCATCACCGAGGTCGCCACCGAGTACGGGCTGCGCCGCCGCGAGGTCTACAGCGTCGTGCACGGCTGA
- a CDS encoding dihydrodipicolinate synthase family protein, which yields MTLTGLYVPLITPFDERRAVALDALTALAHQVLDAGAAGLVALGTTGEPTALDDSERRAVVEVVASVCRERRAHLLVGASTVESLRALGDEVGAALCLVPPFVRPGEAGALAHFAHLAQAAPVPLVAYHVPYRTGQPLSAAALRRLAELPGLAGIKHAVGGIDAETVAFLADVPSGFAVLGGDDAFISPLLALGAHGGILASAHVATADFVALIEAWRAGDLARARPLGHRLAALSAALFAEPNPSVVKAVLHAQGRIPTPAVRLPLLPAAPKTTDQALRYADDLAGVPG from the coding sequence ATGACACTCACCGGCCTGTACGTCCCGCTGATCACGCCGTTCGACGAGCGCAGGGCGGTCGCCCTTGATGCGCTGACCGCCCTCGCCCACCAGGTGCTGGACGCCGGAGCCGCCGGGCTGGTCGCGCTCGGCACCACCGGGGAGCCGACAGCGCTCGACGATTCGGAACGACGCGCGGTGGTCGAGGTCGTCGCCTCGGTCTGCCGGGAACGCCGCGCGCACCTGCTGGTCGGGGCCAGCACCGTGGAGTCGCTGCGGGCGCTGGGCGACGAGGTGGGCGCCGCGCTCTGCCTGGTGCCGCCGTTCGTGCGGCCGGGGGAGGCCGGAGCGCTCGCCCACTTCGCCCACCTGGCCCAGGCCGCTCCGGTGCCGCTGGTCGCGTACCACGTCCCGTACCGCACGGGGCAGCCCCTCTCCGCGGCGGCCCTGCGGCGGCTGGCCGAGCTGCCCGGCCTCGCGGGGATCAAGCACGCCGTGGGCGGGATCGACGCGGAGACGGTGGCCTTCCTCGCCGACGTCCCGTCCGGCTTCGCGGTGCTCGGCGGCGACGACGCGTTCATCTCACCCCTGCTCGCCCTCGGCGCACACGGCGGCATCCTCGCGTCCGCGCACGTAGCCACCGCCGACTTCGTCGCGCTGATCGAGGCGTGGCGAGCCGGCGACCTCGCCCGGGCCCGGCCCCTCGGCCACCGGCTCGCCGCCCTTTCGGCGGCGCTCTTCGCCGAGCCCAACCCCTCGGTGGTCAAGGCGGTCCTGCACGCGCAGGGCCGCATCCCGACCCCGGCCGTACGCCTGCCGCTCCTGCCCGCCGCGCCGAAGACCACCGATCAGGCATTGCGGTACGCCGACGACCTGGCCGGCGTGCCGGGCTGA
- a CDS encoding MmcQ/YjbR family DNA-binding protein, translating to MTALERLQAICSALPEVTERPSHGAPTWFVCGKKAFVMLHADGHHGNEFPHLWCAAPPGGQEELIAVNPGRFFRPPYVGGRGWLGVRLDGEVDWAEVAELCQDAYRVIAPNRLVALLE from the coding sequence ATGACCGCACTCGAACGGCTGCAGGCGATCTGTTCGGCGCTGCCCGAGGTGACCGAGCGGCCCAGCCACGGCGCGCCCACCTGGTTCGTCTGCGGCAAGAAGGCCTTCGTCATGCTGCACGCCGACGGCCACCACGGGAACGAGTTCCCGCACCTGTGGTGCGCCGCGCCGCCGGGCGGGCAGGAGGAGCTGATCGCGGTGAACCCGGGCCGGTTCTTCCGCCCGCCATACGTCGGCGGCCGGGGCTGGCTCGGGGTACGCCTCGACGGCGAGGTGGACTGGGCCGAGGTCGCCGAACTCTGTCAGGACGCCTACCGGGTGATCGCTCCGAACCGGCTGGTGGCGCTGCTGGAGTGA